The region TCTTGGGTGGTTGCTTAAGTGTTCAACGGGACTCCGAAGATAGCAACCAGGCGCCTGCACACTCCCTTGCCCTCATACCAAAACGCCAATCAAAATTCGGGTATAGCtctaaattcaaattgtttCTTTAcacatttgaatatatcttaACTATAATCGAGCAGTTTCTCACATTCACAGCCGTGGGCGTCTGCCATCAGCACGAATCCCTGACGGCAGAAACAGCTGTAGCTGCCCGGGACGTTCGTGCAGATCTGGTCACAAAAACCGTTCACTGTCGCACATTCGTCGGACTCTACAAAGACAATAGAACACAGCGGAGGCAAAAAGTACGTTATAATTATGACAAACTTAGCATCTATTAAGGCTTCTTCAAAATTATAAGAATAaggaagtgaagtgaagtgaaatgACATTGAATCTACAGCATTATAACTATTAGACCATTTACGGTTCTCTACCGCGGGTGtcacacagactcagacagagaagggtccagtttgctggtcactgccttcgggcaagtgaggagataatctcctcactcattctgtggaggccccggGGAAAAACACACTGCAGGAAGCTGACCTTCCCAAGGGCTCTGTCCAGAGACACCGGAATTCATATGGAGGACctgagtgcggccatggcagacaggatggagtggtcggcggttgtgcatggacttgccccgtccgtcgaccgatgatgatgatgattactaTTAGACCTTTTTTTGTACTTACCAGTCGCATTTCGTCCAATCAGAGGCAGACTTTCTTGGCGAACTCCGATGGTGATGATCGCCACCGTGTACATGGTGTCTGGCTGGAGGCCCTCAAGCAGAGCAGATCTCTCTCCTGGACCCGGGGAGGGGCTGAGCTGTTCTGTCGCCTCCTCCTGTCCGTACATGATGCGGTATCCGGTCACGACCCCATCAGGAGGCACCCAGGTAAAGCTCAGCATGGACGTCGTCTCGGTCACATTATCGAACTTCAGGTCTGTAGAGGAGCTCATTACTGAAAATGAGCGTTCTTAATTAGCATTTCcttcaggtttgtggaacagggTTACAGGAAATTCAAAAATCAGATTTCCCGtcttttcctgaaaaaaatcgTATTTTTCTGTCCACAATACTTCATGTCTTTGTTGGCTTGACTTTACGAACTAAGATTTAAAGGCAATTGTTCACGTCTAATACTTCATAATTATATCTTTAGCTATTTTACCATCTATGTTCTAACAATATTGCAGCTGTATTTATGATTTCTAATTTGTTCGAATATAGAAGTAGGCTTTCCTTACTTGTGGTTGCCTCCGTTGTTGTCGCATTGCTCTGTGACCAGCGACCATCAGACAGGACCAACACCGTCACCCCGATGATGTAATCAGTTTCGCTTGTCAGTCCCACCACCTGGAGCCATGTCTGATCCGTGCTTTGATTGATGGATGTCGTCATGTCTAGCTCAGGCACCACCACATGGTATCCctgaaggtcagggtcaggggaTGGAGACCAGGTGACCTTGAACCCTTCATCCGTGATGTCAGTAACGGTCAGGTTAACTGGTGGATCAACAGCTGcgggaagaaaaaaattgacataaGATGGGAAATGAGAAATTCTCTTTCATCTGCTGATTTTGAATAGTTATTATCGTTCATCTATAgtatgtaaggccacagcaagtaaattttatggatgacatcctcggcagaccccaaaattaatgagatagggcgaaaaaaaaaacaaggcgagccaaaagaaacaagattcctatattttcacattttgagatcataaatcttgttaaacaagaattgaggcagcgaaatataatatcatgaccaacaggtcttttattccagtattcaaccaatgaggtttcatatataatataaaacctccttgattcaacagtaaacatgtcgaTGTATACATtgcaatagactaactacaacaaatatagaaaagagcttgttgtaccatcatctgaagcaactacactggctattcatgtgatgaaacaccttgtgtaatacagctcaattaactagaccccccccccacattatttatataatgtccttgctagaccaaatgcagaaaacagcttgttattataccatcatgggcagaaactacactgggtattcatatgcaacgaaataccttagactgtcaacattaaattGTTCTTGAAGATACTGCTTAAtgaacgcagaaaacagctaatGTCATACCATCACGGGGAGGAACTACACATTAatctgggtattcatatgcaatgaaacaccttagactgtcaacgtttacaacatatttgccaatttttcgggcatgttgaccaccgtcggagggcaatgaaatttcttgttttttttttcgaaatcaggcgaaaattaacgagcgcgctgatgtcatccataaaaattacttgctgtggcctaatcaggttttgctggggaggggggcattctaATTTATTCTATGTTCTCCACCCAAAACGTTtcctgtgcacctaaaatttTCAGTGTTCCCACCAAATGAATTCCGAGCCCTGTATTTACTAACAACAGAAAATTACATTTAAATGTCAATCGTCAATGATGTAGATTAacgaaaatgaaaacattttcacTTAGGATTCACGTGTATGTGTTTCCTTTGCATCAAATGGAAACCTGCAAATATGAGACCAATAAATACGCAAACTGATGCTCGCCTCCACAAAATGGAGTCACTGTGATACTCGGTGATGCTTAGTACGTAACTAGAAGGAAAGAGGAAAATCATGACAAAATCACAACATACTTTCCTTGCAAATCTGTGTTTTCCATCCATCCTGACACCCAGCCGAGCAGACACCCGACGTCGTGTCACAGTTGATGTCCCCGCCCTGGCAGTGGCCGCATACTTAAAACAAGAACGTGAGATGAGGTCAGTCAGTCTTAACAGACTAGGACAATTACTGCGCCACAGTTAGAAATACAGTTTCAAGTCCAAGATAAATACAAAAAATAGATAAAGAGAAAAGCCTGGTGGTATTTGCCCACTTGAGTTCCATTCCAAATTTAAGGTCGATTGAGTTTGGGACGACCGACATGAATCCCTTTAATGATTTTTCAGTAGAAggagaaaaaacatgacaagaaaGCGATATATTCCAACCATACCTGTGTAAATATTTAACGTCACAAATGTGAACATTGACACCCAGTTATCTTTCCATTAAGTCTACCTCAAAGTGAATGATGTAATACCTGGACACCCAGTACCATTTACGACACCATCTCCTGCATACCCAGTGTTGCAGGTACAGGtcgcatcaagggcaggagggggattatccgtacaggtggcctgAGCGTCACACGGATTGGCCAGGCAGGCATCTATGTCTGAACGTGGCAATGTAAAACAGCAATCTTaagcacacacagacgcacacgtAAGGAAGGGATAGAAATCGCTTGATGTAAATATCCCTTGCTAGGTAACATTCTCTATAAAAACCACGGTGAAATTTATTTGGTAAAAATTTGATACCTGCACATCCAGTTCCAGTACCGAGTCCATCTCCTGTATACCCAGTGTTGCAGGTACAGGtcgcatcaagggcaggagGGGGGTTATCCGTACAGGTGGCATTGGCGTCACACGAATTGGCCAGGCAGGCATCTATGTCTGAACGTGGCAATATAAAACAACAATCTTaagcacacacagacgcacgcgTAAGAAAGGGGTAGAAACCGCTTGATGTAAGTTTCCCTTGCCAGGCAACATTCTCTATAAAAACCACGGTGAAATCTATTTTTTATATACTAAAAATCTAATACCTGCACATCCAGTTCCAGTACCGAGACCATCTCCTGTGTACCCAGTGTTGCAGGTACAATTCGCATCAAGAGCAGGAGGGGGATTATCTGTACAGGTGGCCTGAGCGTCACACGGATTGACCAGACAGGCATCTATGTCTGAACGTGGCAATATAAAACAACAATCTTaagcacacacaaacgcacacgtAAGAAAGGGGTTGAAATCGCTTGATGTAAATTTCCCTTGCTAGG is a window of Branchiostoma lanceolatum isolate klBraLanc5 chromosome 8, klBraLanc5.hap2, whole genome shotgun sequence DNA encoding:
- the LOC136440498 gene encoding fibronectin-like; this translates as MFTFVTLNIYTVCGHCQGGDINCDTTSGVCSAGCQDGWKTQICKETVDPPVNLTVTDITDEGFKVTWSPSPDPDLQGYHVVVPELDMTTSINQSTDQTWLQVVGLTSETDYIIGVTVLVLSDGRWSQSNATTTEATTIMSSSTDLKFDNVTETTSMLSFTWVPPDGVVTGYRIMYGQEEATEQLSPSPGPGERSALLEGLQPDTMYTVAIITIGVRQESLPLIGRNATESDECATVNGFCDQICTNVPGSYSCFCRQGFVLMADAHGCESVEPPIKLAVSDVTDKGFNITWSQSPDPDLHGYRVVVSTLDLSTVVHQYTDKTSFLVFNLPPDTDYVIGATSLIWTDGWQSQSEAAVIQTYTVMSSSTDLKFIEVTESTLRFAWVPPDGVVTGYRIMYGQEEATERLNPSPGPGDRSALLEGLQPDTMYTVEIITIGVRQESLPLLGQNATEMSSSTDLQFVNVTESTLRVTWVPPDAAVTGYRIMYGRINVMVNKGSRRLLQLRVLVDLDFTLQTRH